A window of Aromatoleum bremense genomic DNA:
CAACGATCTCGCGCACGGCGCGGGCCAGCTGCGCGAAGCCCGGGTCGTCGACGCCTATCTCGACCGCGTCACCTCCGACGTGAAGCTCGCCCGCCCGATGAAGATCGTCATCGACTGCGGCAACGGCGTCGCCGGCGCGGTCGCCCCGCAGCTCTTCCGCCGCCTCGGCTGCGAGCTCGTCGAACTCTTCTGCGACGTCGACGGCACGTTCCCGAACCATCACCCCGATCCGTCCAAGCCTGAGAACCTGCAGGACGTCATCCGCGCGCTGCGCGACACGGACGCCGAACTGGGCCTCGCGTTCGACGGCGACGGCGACCGCCTCGGCGTCGTCACGAAAGCCGGGCAGATCATCTACCCCGACCGCCAGCTGATGCTGTTTGCCGCCGACGTGCTGTCGCGCGTGCCGGGCGGCGAGATCATCTACGACGTCAAATGCACGCGCAACCTCGCCGGCTGGATCCGCGAGCACGGCGGCAAGCCGACGATGTGGAACACCGGCCACGCGCTCGTGAAGGCGAAGCTCAGGGAAACCGGCGCGCCGCTCGCCGGCGAGATGAGTGGCCACGTGTTCTTCAAGGAGCGCTGGTTCGGCTTCGACGACGGCCTGTACGCCGGCGCGCGGCTGCTCGAGATCCTGTCGCGCGCAGCCGATCCGAGCGCGGTGCTCGACGCGCTGCCCGATGCGGTGAGCACGCCCGAGCTCAATATCAAGATGGCCGAAGGCGAGCCGTTCGAGCTCGTGCGCCGGCTGAAGGAGTCCGCGCGCTTCGACGACGCCAGCGATGTCGTCACGATCGACGGCGTGCGCGTCGAATACGCCGACGGCTTCGGCCTCGCGCGGCCGTCGAACACGACGCCGGTCGTCGTGCTGCGCTTCGAAGCCGACTCGCAGCAAGCGATCGAGCGCATCCAGGCGGATTTCAGGCGCGCGATCGAAGGCGTCTGGCCGGGCGTGCAACTGCCGTTCTGAGCGACCCGCCCCGCCTGCGAAGGGACGGCCGGCCGCGGGTGCCGTCGACGCGCTGCCGATTGGAACCGAAAAAAAGCCGCCCGCAGGCGGCTTTTTCCGGAAGCGGGGGCGATCAGAGGCGCGCTTCGGCCCAGGCTTTGACCGACGCGAGCGCTGCCGGCAGATGCGCCGGTTCGGTGCCGCCTGCCTGCGCCATGTCCGGGCGACCGCCGCCCTTGCCGCCGACCTGCTGCGCGACCATGTTCACGAGTTCGCCGGCCTTCAGCTTCGCAGTCAGATCGGCCGTGACCCCCGCGATCAGGCTCACGCGCCCGTCGGCGACCGCCGCAAGCACGATCACTGCCGACTTGAGCTTGTCCTTGAGCTTGTCGAGCGTCTCGCGCAGCGTCGCGACGTCGGCGCCTTCGAGCATCGCGGCGAGCACTTTCGCGCCCCGCACCTCGACCGCCTGCGCGACGAGCTCGTCGCCCTGGCTCGCGGCAAGCCGTGACTTCGTCCGCGCAAGCTCCTTCTCGAGCGCGCGCACGTTGTCGAGGATCGCGCCGATGCGCTCCGCGACCTCGTCGGGCTGCACTTTCAGCAGCGCCGAAATGCCCTGCACGCGCCGCTCCTGCTCCTGCGCGTAGCGCAGCGCGTTCGCGCCGGTCACCGCCTCGATGCGGCGCACGCCGGCCGCTACGCCGCCTTCCGAGACGATCTTGAACAGGCCGATGTCGCCGGTGCGGGCCACATGCGTGCCGCCGCACAGTTCCTTGCTCGAGCCGATCGCGAGCACCCGCACCTCGTCGCCGTACTTTTCGCCGAACAGCATCATCGCGCCCGACTTCTGGGCTTCGTCGATCGGCATCACCCGCGCCTCGGTCGCGACGTTGGCGAGGATCTCGGCGTTGACGATCTCTTCGACCTCGCGGATTTCCTCGGGCGACAGCGGCGCGGTGTGCGCGAAGTCGAAGCGCGTCTTGTCGGGGTCGACCTGCGAGCCCTTCTGCTGCACATGCCCCCCGAGCACTTCGCGCAGCGCCTTGTGCATCAGGTGCGTGACCGAATGGTTGCGCTGCGTGCTCGCGCGCGCCTCGCCGTCGACACGCGCGACGAGTTCCTGCCCGACCGAGAGGCTGCCGGTCTTGACGACGCCGTGGTGGCCGAACACCGCCGCCTGGATCTTCTGCGTGTCCTCGACTGCGAAGATGCCGGCGCTGCCGCGCAGTTCGCCGCGGTCGCCGACCTGGCCCCCGGACTCGGCGTAGAACGGCGTGTTGTCGAGCACGACGACGCCGATGTCGCCTTCCTGGAGTTCCGCGACCGAGGCGCCGTCCTTGTACAGCGCGAGCACTTTGCCGCGCTCCTCGAGCCGTTCGTAGCCGTGGAACACGGTTTCCGGCCCCTCGTATTCGAGGTTCGCGGCCATGCGGAACTTGCCGGCAGCACGCGCCTGCTCCTTCTGCCGCGCCATCGCGGCGCCAAACGCCGCCGCGTCGACGGTGACTTCGCGTTCGCGACAGACGTCCGCCGTGAGATCCAGCGGAAAGCCGTAGGTGTCGTGCAGCTTGAACGCGGTCTCGCCGTTGAACGTCTGGTTACCGGCCGCCGTCATCGCGGCGAGCTCGGTTTCGAGAATCGCCATGCCGTTCTCGATCGTCGCGAAGAAGCGCTCCTCTTCCTGCTTCAGCACGTCGGCGACGCGCGCCTGCCCGGCCTTCAGCTCCGGGTACGCCGCGCCCATCTCGGCGACCAGGTCCGGCACCAGCCGGTGGAAGAACGCGGCCCGCGCACCGAGCTTGTAGCCGTGGCGGATCGCGCGCCGGATGATGCGGCGCAGCACGTAGCCGCGCCCTTCGTTGCCAGGGATCACGCCGTCGGCAATCAGGAACGAGCACGCCCGGATGTGGTCCGCGATCACGCGCAGCGAAGGGCTGTCGAGGTCCGCGCACGCGGTCTCGCGCGCCGCCGCGCGGATCAGGTTCTGGAACAGATCGATCTCGTAGTTGCTATGCACGTGCTGCAGCACGGCCGAGACGCGCTCGAGGCCCATGCCGGTGTCGACGCTGGGCTT
This region includes:
- a CDS encoding phosphomannomutase/phosphoglucomutase, encoding MPPTPNSATPSSYAPPAPEIFKAYDIRGIVDKTLTAEAVRAIGHALGSEARKRSQRAIAIGRDGRLSGPELAGALADGIRAAGVDVVDIGCVPTPLTYFAAYHLGTDSCVSVTGSHNPPDYNGLKMVLGGETLYGDLIQDLRRRIVDNDLAHGAGQLREARVVDAYLDRVTSDVKLARPMKIVIDCGNGVAGAVAPQLFRRLGCELVELFCDVDGTFPNHHPDPSKPENLQDVIRALRDTDAELGLAFDGDGDRLGVVTKAGQIIYPDRQLMLFAADVLSRVPGGEIIYDVKCTRNLAGWIREHGGKPTMWNTGHALVKAKLRETGAPLAGEMSGHVFFKERWFGFDDGLYAGARLLEILSRAADPSAVLDALPDAVSTPELNIKMAEGEPFELVRRLKESARFDDASDVVTIDGVRVEYADGFGLARPSNTTPVVVLRFEADSQQAIERIQADFRRAIEGVWPGVQLPF
- the alaS gene encoding alanine--tRNA ligase, whose amino-acid sequence is MKSAEIREKFLKFFESKGHQIVASSSLVPHDDPTLLFTNAGMNQFKDVFLGFDKRPYSRATTSQKCVRAGGKHNDLENVGYTARHHTFFEMLGNFSFGDYFKRDAITYAWELLTDEFRLPKDKLWVTVYAEDDEAYDIWTKEVGVPAERVIRIGDNKGARYASDNFWMMGDTGPCGPCTEIFYDHGPEIRGGPPGSPDEDGDRYIEIWNNVFMQFNRDEAGVMHPLPKPSVDTGMGLERVSAVLQHVHSNYEIDLFQNLIRAAARETACADLDSPSLRVIADHIRACSFLIADGVIPGNEGRGYVLRRIIRRAIRHGYKLGARAAFFHRLVPDLVAEMGAAYPELKAGQARVADVLKQEEERFFATIENGMAILETELAAMTAAGNQTFNGETAFKLHDTYGFPLDLTADVCREREVTVDAAAFGAAMARQKEQARAAGKFRMAANLEYEGPETVFHGYERLEERGKVLALYKDGASVAELQEGDIGVVVLDNTPFYAESGGQVGDRGELRGSAGIFAVEDTQKIQAAVFGHHGVVKTGSLSVGQELVARVDGEARASTQRNHSVTHLMHKALREVLGGHVQQKGSQVDPDKTRFDFAHTAPLSPEEIREVEEIVNAEILANVATEARVMPIDEAQKSGAMMLFGEKYGDEVRVLAIGSSKELCGGTHVARTGDIGLFKIVSEGGVAAGVRRIEAVTGANALRYAQEQERRVQGISALLKVQPDEVAERIGAILDNVRALEKELARTKSRLAASQGDELVAQAVEVRGAKVLAAMLEGADVATLRETLDKLKDKLKSAVIVLAAVADGRVSLIAGVTADLTAKLKAGELVNMVAQQVGGKGGGRPDMAQAGGTEPAHLPAALASVKAWAEARL